The following proteins are co-located in the Dyadobacter chenwenxiniae genome:
- a CDS encoding PAS domain-containing sensor histidine kinase, which produces MQITNDIIFEYLSEGVVVLDMSGKIVSCNPAACDITGYREGDLMGKPFHALGNGEGDLFQYQYERDQALQHKKLVVESWKVHQNGTRFWCETSYAPIFTQEEHTGFCVVLRDISERKQIQIELLESEERYRLMVEAVKDYSIFMLDPQGHIITWSDGGGLIQGYAESEVLGKHFSIFYTATDLIDKKPDRELEIARQTGAYREEGWRVKKGGSLFWASVVLTALFNNQNKLIGYSKVTMDLTRRLQNEESLRQSEARYRSLVEQVGDYGIFMLDTKGRICSWNEGAKRIKGYTAQEVIGKYFSIFYPEEDILSGKPARELRIARATGKYEEEGWRLRKDGSRFWANIVITAVYDTERLLTGFSKVTRDLTERKLAEQGLQERSNEYRQLVQELMTTNNALSAVNHELEEFTAIVSHDLKEPVRSVKSYLYLIEQQIAQQKYEAIGSSVLKSIKGTQRMQDLIDNLLQYSQVSKTDLKREKLDLDDVVAEALLNLDDAIRKSGAQISKDMTTQGLFGDRVQLAQMFQNLLANALKFTDGKTPEVSIRSWPESDVLRIVVTDNGIGIAEQHLEKVFGVFKKLHFASKYPGTGMGLAICKKVVERHNGKIWAESSPGQGTSFHIMIPTNEPTKI; this is translated from the coding sequence ATGCAAATAACCAATGATATTATTTTTGAATACCTGAGCGAGGGAGTGGTTGTACTGGATATGTCTGGAAAAATCGTCTCCTGTAACCCTGCCGCCTGCGATATCACGGGCTACAGGGAAGGGGACCTGATGGGAAAGCCATTTCACGCATTAGGAAACGGGGAGGGGGATTTGTTCCAGTATCAATATGAGCGCGATCAGGCTTTACAGCATAAAAAATTGGTGGTTGAAAGCTGGAAGGTTCACCAGAATGGCACTCGTTTCTGGTGCGAAACCTCCTATGCTCCGATCTTTACCCAGGAAGAGCATACGGGCTTTTGCGTGGTGCTCCGAGATATTTCGGAACGAAAACAAATCCAGATCGAGCTGCTGGAAAGCGAAGAGCGCTACCGGCTGATGGTAGAAGCGGTCAAGGATTATTCAATCTTTATGTTAGACCCGCAGGGGCACATCATTACCTGGAGTGACGGCGGGGGACTGATCCAGGGATATGCCGAGAGCGAAGTATTGGGAAAACACTTTTCAATATTCTATACGGCCACCGACCTCATTGACAAGAAGCCGGATCGGGAACTTGAAATTGCCAGGCAAACGGGCGCATACCGTGAGGAAGGCTGGCGGGTTAAAAAAGGCGGCTCGCTGTTTTGGGCCAGCGTGGTGCTGACGGCCCTGTTTAATAATCAAAATAAGCTTATTGGGTACTCGAAAGTAACAATGGATCTGACCCGCCGCTTGCAAAATGAGGAAAGCCTGAGGCAAAGCGAGGCCCGCTATCGGTCATTGGTTGAACAGGTGGGCGATTATGGTATTTTCATGCTCGATACCAAAGGCAGGATATGCAGTTGGAATGAAGGGGCAAAGCGTATTAAAGGCTACACTGCCCAGGAGGTGATAGGCAAATATTTTTCAATTTTTTACCCCGAGGAAGACATTCTAAGCGGCAAGCCTGCCCGAGAGCTGCGTATTGCCCGGGCAACAGGCAAATACGAAGAGGAAGGCTGGCGTCTGAGAAAGGACGGCAGCCGCTTTTGGGCCAATATAGTCATTACTGCCGTCTACGACACAGAACGCTTGCTGACAGGCTTTTCAAAGGTCACCAGGGATCTGACCGAACGCAAATTAGCTGAGCAGGGTCTGCAGGAGCGATCCAATGAATATCGTCAGCTTGTGCAGGAATTGATGACGACCAACAACGCATTATCGGCTGTCAACCATGAGCTGGAAGAGTTCACAGCCATCGTTTCCCATGATTTGAAAGAGCCCGTCAGGTCTGTAAAAAGTTATTTATACCTGATCGAACAGCAAATCGCCCAGCAAAAATATGAGGCGATCGGTAGCAGCGTTTTAAAAAGCATCAAAGGCACACAGCGGATGCAGGACCTGATCGATAACCTTTTGCAGTATTCGCAGGTTAGCAAGACAGATTTAAAGCGGGAAAAGCTGGACCTGGATGATGTTGTAGCAGAGGCGCTGCTAAACCTGGACGATGCGATAAGAAAAAGCGGAGCTCAAATCAGTAAAGATATGACAACTCAGGGTTTGTTTGGTGACCGGGTACAACTCGCTCAAATGTTCCAAAACCTACTGGCAAACGCACTTAAATTCACGGATGGGAAAACGCCCGAAGTGTCGATCCGGTCATGGCCAGAAAGCGATGTGCTGCGTATCGTCGTTACGGATAACGGGATAGGGATCGCCGAGCAGCACCTTGAAAAGGTATTTGGCGTTTTCAAGAAGTTGCATTTTGCCAGCAAGTATCCAGGGACTGGTATGGGCCTGGCGATTTGCAAAAAAGTGGTTGAGCGCCATAATGGGAAAATATGGGCAGAATCATCGCCGGGACAAGGGACGAGCTTCCATATAATGATACCAACTAACGAGCCTACCAAAATATGA